One window from the genome of Oryza glaberrima chromosome 3, OglaRS2, whole genome shotgun sequence encodes:
- the LOC127768410 gene encoding transcription factor RAX3-like: MGRAPCCDKASVKKGPWSPEEDAKLKSYIEQNGTGGNWIALPQKIGLKRCGKSCRLRWLNYLRPNIKHGGFSEEEDRIILSLYISIGSRWSIIAAQLPGRTDNDIKNYWNTRLKKKLFGKQSRKDQRQQQHLARQAAAAASDLQIKQEASRGANEADGLAAGANYTWHHHHAMAVPVHPMSAPMVVEGGRVGDDVDESIRKLLFKLGGNPFAASPAPPCIPPPPMYEEAPSFVPPLAHGVPLNEGGMQCSSVLPALELDESFHFNHVKLDGLECLFGMGDHQNMRWNEVSPLVCPNNAVASSSQGMQQYCLVEEPADLGMQ, encoded by the exons ATGGGGAGAGCGCCGTGCTGCGACAAGGCGAGCGTGAAGAAGGGGCCATGGTCACCGGAGGAGGACGCGAAGCTCAAATCCTACATCGAGCAGAACGGCACCGGCGGCAACTGGATCGCCCTGCCCCAGAAGATCG GTTTGAAAAGGTGCGGCAAGAGCTGCCGCCTCCGGTGGCTGAACTACCTCCGGCCGAACATCAAGCACGGCGGGTTCTCGGAGGAGGAAGACAGGATCATCCTCAGCCTCTACATCAGCATAGGAAGCAG GTGGTCGATAATAGCAGCGCAGCTGCCGGGGCGGACGGACAATGACATCAAGAACTATTGGAACACGAGGCTCAAGAAGAAGCTCTTTGGCAAGCAGTCGCGCAAGGAtcagaggcagcagcagcacctgGCGCGCCAGGCGGCAGCAGCTGCCAGCGACTTGCAGATCAAACAAGAAGCGAGCAGGGGTGCAAACGAAGCCGATGGCTTGGCTGCCGGTGCCAATTACACTTGGCATCACCACCACGCCATGGCCGTGCCTGTGCACCCGATGTCGGCACCAATGGTGGTGGAAGGAGGCCGTGTGGGAGACGATGTCGATGAGTCGATCCGGAAGCTTCTGTTCAAGCTCGGAGGGAACCCATTCGCGGCCTCGCCGGCACCGCCATGCATACCTCCACCACCAATGTACGAGGAAGCCCCAAGCTTCGTGCCACCATTGGCGCACGGCGTGCCGCTCAACGAAGGCGGCATGCAGTGCTCCAGCGTGCTGCCGGCGCTGGAGCTGGACGAGAGCTTCCACTTCAACCATGTCAAGCTGGACGGGCTCGAGTGCCTCTTCGGGATGGGagatcaccaaaacatgagatGGAATGAGGTGAGCCCGTTGGTTTGCCCTAATAACGCTGTGGCGTCCAGCTCCCAAGGGATGCAGCAGTACTGCCTAGTTGAAGAACCAGCTGACCTCGGGATGCAGTAG